In Gracilimonas sp., a single window of DNA contains:
- a CDS encoding site-specific DNA-methyltransferase, translating into MSNKSYRHTSDKRAHIPSKEEAGYEKSNNKVREAGERYRLPVNPILHRGQDPELFWMDKYKHDEKIRELLDKLAESKADPETKALVDELRTALTNPPDEAWEEMLDIDIRSLYRTEHIAPELLIEGLAKLVKNERDQGDLFQPNELFGNSLEKDELSKVSDYYTHSDGWSNRMILGDSLRVMTSLLEREGMAGQVQMIYIDPPYGIKYNSNWQMKINDRTVKDGKDEHITEEPEQVKAYRDTWEKGIHSYLSYLRKRLNVAKELLKTSGSCFVQISDENVHLVRNLMDEVFGSENFIRLIFYKTTSGLGQNLLDKCGDYLVWYAKDINEVKYRELFKDKKIESVKDSYGYVEEDGKVQTVHQWEKKNGIELTDDTISKKGKLLKYADLKSQSGSGGEIEIEGKKFVTNSGSWKTNQSGINNLIKENRIYLSGKVPNYKRYHSDFPVMSLTNMWDDTISGGDYKRFVVQTTNQIIQRCLLMTTDPGDLVLDPTCGSGTSAHVAEEWGRRWITIDTSRIALNIAKIRLMSSTFPYFYLQSEVNVERTQNESNEINKKITYKNKSEQLSDTKQGFVYREVPHITLRQIANNLEPETEILYDKPFVDKNRMRVSGPFTVETLQNLNPVSPSEIEAETRDDEEAQKFEEMVYQHLQSAGIKNGIKQEQAVFTSVTGLSNRALHAEGYYNTGDGERKTYFHIGPKFGTVSNESVNEAIKECRAKGDGDWLVILGFSFESEIENQSVTTSLGSFEVTKVRMADDLLQDGLLKKDKKAASFVTIGEPDIEVHKNEDGTVQLEVQGIDIYDPIKNQIKPRNAKDIAYWSVDDEYDGSNFVVRQIFFSGGSKDEFKDIKKDLKDQEKYATKKAVEHTLRIEIDDEAFDRLYGLKSHPIEYKEGKKVAVRVVSQFGEETTKVITL; encoded by the coding sequence ATGTCCAATAAATCTTACAGACATACCTCTGATAAAAGAGCCCATATTCCATCTAAAGAAGAAGCTGGATATGAAAAATCAAACAACAAAGTTCGGGAAGCTGGGGAGAGATACCGTTTACCAGTAAATCCTATTTTACATCGTGGGCAGGACCCTGAATTATTTTGGATGGATAAGTATAAGCACGATGAAAAGATCAGGGAATTGCTTGATAAACTAGCTGAGTCTAAAGCTGATCCTGAAACAAAGGCATTGGTTGATGAATTAAGAACGGCATTAACAAACCCACCTGATGAAGCATGGGAAGAGATGCTGGATATTGATATCCGTTCACTCTATAGAACTGAACATATTGCTCCAGAATTACTAATTGAAGGGCTCGCCAAGCTGGTAAAAAATGAAAGGGACCAGGGAGATTTATTTCAGCCAAATGAGCTATTTGGTAATTCTCTTGAAAAGGATGAATTGAGTAAAGTTAGTGATTATTACACACATAGTGATGGTTGGAGTAACCGAATGATTCTTGGGGATAGTCTAAGGGTTATGACCAGTTTATTGGAAAGAGAGGGGATGGCTGGGCAAGTACAAATGATCTACATAGATCCTCCTTATGGGATCAAGTACAATAGTAATTGGCAAATGAAAATAAATGATAGAACAGTAAAGGATGGTAAGGATGAACATATAACTGAAGAACCTGAACAAGTAAAAGCTTATAGAGATACTTGGGAGAAAGGAATTCACTCTTACCTAAGTTATTTACGAAAAAGATTGAATGTTGCGAAGGAGTTATTAAAAACCTCAGGTTCCTGTTTTGTACAAATAAGCGACGAAAATGTTCATCTAGTGCGAAATTTAATGGATGAAGTTTTTGGAAGTGAAAACTTTATTAGGCTGATATTCTATAAAACAACATCAGGGTTAGGGCAAAACTTATTAGATAAATGTGGTGATTATTTAGTCTGGTACGCAAAAGATATCAATGAAGTTAAATACAGAGAGCTTTTTAAAGATAAAAAGATTGAGTCCGTAAAAGATAGCTATGGATATGTAGAAGAAGATGGAAAGGTTCAAACTGTCCATCAATGGGAAAAAAAGAATGGGATAGAGTTAACTGATGATACAATTTCTAAGAAGGGTAAATTACTAAAGTATGCAGATCTGAAAAGTCAGTCAGGAAGTGGGGGTGAAATAGAGATTGAAGGAAAAAAATTTGTAACGAATAGCGGTAGCTGGAAAACAAACCAAAGTGGTATTAATAACTTAATTAAGGAAAATAGAATTTACCTTTCTGGAAAAGTACCTAATTATAAGCGTTATCATAGCGACTTTCCTGTTATGTCTTTAACTAATATGTGGGATGACACAATTTCTGGTGGGGATTATAAAAGGTTTGTTGTTCAGACTACGAACCAAATTATACAAAGATGTCTACTCATGACAACTGATCCTGGCGACTTAGTTTTAGATCCAACCTGTGGTAGTGGAACTTCAGCACATGTAGCAGAAGAATGGGGTAGAAGGTGGATAACAATTGATACCTCAAGAATAGCATTAAATATTGCTAAAATTAGATTGATGAGTAGTACATTTCCTTATTTCTACCTCCAATCAGAAGTAAATGTAGAGCGAACTCAAAATGAAAGTAATGAGATCAATAAAAAGATAACCTATAAAAATAAGAGTGAGCAATTAAGTGATACTAAACAAGGGTTTGTTTACAGAGAAGTACCACACATAACTCTTAGACAAATTGCTAATAATCTAGAGCCAGAGACTGAAATATTATATGATAAGCCATTTGTGGACAAAAATAGAATGCGTGTTTCAGGTCCATTCACTGTGGAAACACTGCAAAATTTAAACCCTGTTAGTCCATCTGAAATTGAAGCTGAAACTCGTGATGATGAAGAGGCTCAGAAGTTTGAAGAGATGGTGTATCAACATCTTCAATCAGCTGGCATAAAGAATGGAATCAAACAAGAGCAGGCAGTATTTACATCTGTAACAGGACTTAGTAACCGAGCTCTCCATGCAGAGGGATATTATAACACTGGAGATGGGGAGCGTAAAACCTATTTCCATATTGGTCCTAAGTTTGGAACAGTAAGTAATGAGTCAGTTAACGAAGCCATTAAAGAATGCCGAGCTAAAGGAGATGGTGATTGGTTAGTTATTTTAGGTTTCAGCTTCGAAAGTGAAATTGAAAACCAAAGCGTAACCACAAGTTTAGGTAGTTTTGAGGTTACTAAAGTCCGCATGGCAGATGATCTACTTCAGGATGGACTTCTCAAGAAGGATAAAAAAGCGGCATCCTTTGTCACCATTGGTGAACCAGATATTGAAGTTCACAAAAATGAAGATGGTACAGTACAATTAGAAGTGCAGGGCATTGATATCTATGATCCCATCAAAAATCAGATCAAGCCCCGTAATGCCAAGGATATTGCCTACTGGTCAGTGGATGATGAATATGATGGCAGTAATTTTGTAGTCCGTCAGATCTTCTTCAGTGGAGGTAGCAAAGACGAGTTTAAAGACATCAAAAAAGATCTCAAAGATCAGGAAAAGTATGCTACCAAAAAGGCAGTAGAACACACCCTAAGAATCGAAATAGATGATGAAGCCTTTGACAGGTTATACGGCTTAAAATCGCATCCAATTGAGTATAAAGAGGGTAAAAAGGTGGCAGTAAGGGTGGTAAGCCAGTTTGGGGAAGAGACTACTAAGGTTATCACATTATAA
- a CDS encoding ATP-binding protein produces the protein MSELKNRIKSGIRIKNYKCFGEKPQGFDEIKPINIIIGKNNSGKSSLLDLVDYATKEKINIQPQKFRGNKQSQIEITIELEEDQIKKAFPNNKSGGQIPGNHYSYGSKFIGKKFSFELDRKNRFTFLMGESRKSVKTGQNYWDDLAVRLSSPLEGYLYKKISSERDILPESDNIQSLKLESNGKYATNIIQNYLNLATLNADLVRKNFLDALNKIFAPDIHFNAIHCQKLDSNRWEIFLEEKDKGTIQLSESGSGLKTVILALIHTVLTPKIEKRPLQDFIFAFEELENNLHPSLLRNLLVYLRDIAIEEQAIFFITTHSNVVIDLFSKDDYAQINHVQQERNESKVYSVSSYYDNIRILDDLDVRASDLLQSNLVIWVEGPSDRIYLNKWIRLYSNSRLLEGAHYQIVFYGGRLLSHLTFKEPDSDEIDNLIKLLSVNRNAAIIIDSDKRAKQTRLNDTKKRIIAEFKKHNGFVWVTKGKEIENYIPSSVINRSLSKKISSSVKQYGDFSNYLNKRESGLGKKFVKNKVKYAHLFADNFETKDFSGVLDLKFKIKSLISYIENVNSLK, from the coding sequence TTGAGTGAGTTAAAAAATCGTATAAAATCGGGCATAAGAATAAAAAACTATAAATGCTTTGGAGAAAAGCCTCAAGGTTTTGATGAGATTAAACCCATAAACATCATTATTGGTAAAAATAACTCAGGAAAATCATCACTATTGGATTTGGTTGATTATGCAACTAAGGAAAAGATAAATATCCAACCACAAAAATTTCGAGGTAATAAACAATCCCAAATTGAAATAACAATTGAACTCGAAGAGGACCAGATTAAGAAAGCTTTTCCAAATAATAAAAGTGGCGGGCAAATTCCTGGAAATCATTATAGTTATGGTAGCAAGTTTATAGGAAAGAAATTTTCATTCGAATTAGATAGGAAAAATAGATTTACTTTTCTGATGGGGGAAAGTAGAAAGTCAGTAAAAACTGGGCAAAATTATTGGGATGATTTAGCAGTAAGATTAAGTAGCCCATTAGAGGGTTATTTGTATAAAAAAATTTCTTCTGAGCGAGATATATTACCTGAAAGCGATAATATACAATCTCTTAAACTGGAATCGAATGGAAAATATGCAACCAATATTATCCAAAACTATTTGAATCTTGCGACTTTGAATGCAGATCTGGTTAGGAAAAATTTTTTAGATGCATTAAATAAAATTTTCGCACCAGATATCCATTTTAATGCAATCCATTGTCAAAAATTAGATTCGAATAGATGGGAAATATTTTTGGAAGAAAAAGATAAGGGTACTATACAACTTTCAGAATCTGGCAGTGGTTTAAAAACAGTAATACTTGCACTTATACACACTGTTTTAACTCCAAAAATTGAAAAGCGACCGTTACAGGACTTTATTTTTGCTTTTGAAGAACTTGAAAATAATCTACATCCATCTTTACTTAGGAATTTACTTGTTTACTTAAGAGACATTGCAATTGAAGAACAAGCAATTTTTTTCATAACAACACATTCAAATGTAGTTATTGATTTGTTTAGTAAAGATGATTACGCTCAAATTAATCATGTACAACAGGAAAGAAATGAGTCAAAAGTATATTCTGTTTCCTCGTATTATGATAATATTCGGATTTTGGATGATTTAGATGTCAGAGCTAGTGATTTACTTCAGTCAAATTTGGTGATATGGGTTGAAGGGCCTTCAGATAGAATATATTTAAACAAATGGATACGACTTTATTCCAATTCAAGACTACTTGAAGGAGCACATTATCAAATAGTTTTTTATGGTGGTCGGTTACTATCCCATTTAACATTTAAAGAACCCGATAGTGATGAAATTGATAACTTGATAAAGTTACTTTCAGTGAACCGAAATGCTGCTATCATAATAGATAGCGATAAAAGAGCTAAGCAAACAAGGCTCAATGATACTAAAAAGAGAATAATCGCAGAGTTTAAAAAACATAATGGTTTTGTCTGGGTAACCAAAGGTAAAGAAATTGAAAATTATATCCCTTCCTCTGTCATTAATAGAAGCTTGTCAAAGAAGATAAGTTCATCAGTTAAGCAATATGGTGATTTCAGTAATTATTTAAATAAAAGGGAATCTGGATTGGGTAAAAAATTTGTGAAGAATAAAGTTAAGTACGCACATCTTTTTGCGGACAATTTTGAAACAAAAGATTTCTCAGGAGTATTAGATCTTAAATTTAAAATCAAGTCGCTAATCAGCTACATTGAAAACGTTAACAGTTTAAAATAA
- a CDS encoding S1C family serine protease, translated as MKKFQLIKLILLGAVLSVFTGCATTTQLEKASQKRKIEPIEVEDSESISFHRVIFKVPRGKKLGNHHDGIARVKYQDYTWRSGVSIGSDEFKISANEELLYYGYSVPDGGDMLFTSDNTAKARYQIGAEILDISYNTYAPLAGDFSEASVNVSWQIYDSFNEKVVMRYEDTGYSKNQNNQSVIIDAFINSMYMLMSQEDFVSLIIDENSSEQPVFESIQIANANKDLSLPTNIEQINNSVVTIVSGFTHGTGFFINSEGYLLTAAHVVSGLDKVQIRTNQGFELPARVVRKSENSDVALLKVDGTGFEGLSLGLNKLNSGVDLYAIGTPIDKSLSNTVSKGILSSYRDINGVEFVQTDTNLNPGNSGGPLLNTKGKVIGIISWKYSSRAGYEGIAFCVSIPQAAETLSLNIK; from the coding sequence ATGAAGAAATTTCAATTAATAAAATTAATTCTTTTAGGGGCTGTGTTATCTGTATTTACTGGTTGTGCCACAACTACTCAATTAGAAAAAGCATCACAAAAAAGAAAGATTGAACCAATAGAGGTGGAAGATTCTGAATCGATATCATTCCACAGAGTGATTTTTAAAGTTCCTCGAGGGAAAAAGTTAGGTAATCACCATGACGGTATCGCCAGAGTCAAATACCAAGATTACACTTGGAGATCAGGAGTTTCAATCGGTTCAGATGAATTTAAAATAAGTGCTAATGAAGAACTACTGTATTATGGTTACTCAGTTCCAGATGGGGGGGATATGCTGTTTACTAGTGATAATACCGCCAAAGCCAGATATCAGATTGGTGCTGAGATCTTAGATATATCTTATAATACTTACGCACCTTTGGCAGGAGATTTTTCTGAGGCTTCAGTTAATGTAAGCTGGCAAATTTATGACTCTTTTAACGAAAAAGTTGTGATGCGTTATGAAGATACTGGCTATTCAAAAAATCAGAATAATCAATCAGTCATAATTGATGCCTTTATAAACTCTATGTATATGTTGATGTCTCAGGAAGATTTTGTTTCACTTATAATTGATGAAAATTCGTCAGAACAACCAGTGTTTGAATCAATTCAAATTGCTAACGCAAATAAAGATTTAAGTCTCCCGACTAACATTGAACAAATTAATAATTCAGTGGTTACTATTGTTTCAGGATTTACTCATGGTACAGGCTTTTTTATAAACTCCGAAGGATATTTACTAACTGCGGCTCATGTAGTGTCTGGTTTAGACAAAGTACAAATAAGAACAAATCAAGGATTTGAGTTACCCGCAAGAGTTGTTAGAAAAAGCGAAAACTCCGATGTAGCATTATTAAAAGTTGATGGCACTGGATTTGAGGGATTATCACTTGGGTTAAATAAACTTAATTCAGGAGTTGATTTATATGCTATAGGTACGCCAATTGATAAATCGCTTTCAAACACTGTTTCTAAAGGGATATTAAGTTCCTATCGGGATATCAATGGTGTAGAATTTGTGCAAACGGATACCAATTTAAATCCTGGAAATAGTGGTGGTCCATTACTTAATACTAAAGGCAAAGTCATCGGAATTATTAGTTGGAAATATTCAAGTAGGGCGGGTTATGAAGGCATAGCTTTTTGTGTTTCAATTCCACAAGCAGCTGAAACTCTTAGCTTAAACATTAAATAA
- a CDS encoding proline dehydrogenase family protein, which translates to MKLPFVLAKKFVAGESFVDAKPKVENLNGKKIKITLDLLGENVEDRDTADATVQSYIDLINSIKEAQLESNISIKLTMLGLDIDQGYCKENLFKLLEVARDNNQFVRIDMEGSDYTQVTIDLFKEAHQEFGKHVGIVIQAYLHRSKNDIIELAKIGADVRICKGAYSEPKEIALQNMDAIREAYKKYTKILLQETPYPRIATHDDKLIDWMKAYTKENGIEKDRFEFQMLYGLRQDTMEGFVKEGYNARIYVPFGTMWFPYFKRRLMERKENIWFVISTMFQK; encoded by the coding sequence ATGAAATTACCTTTTGTTCTCGCGAAAAAGTTTGTAGCCGGAGAATCTTTTGTTGATGCCAAGCCTAAAGTTGAAAACCTGAATGGAAAAAAAATTAAGATTACCCTGGATTTACTGGGGGAAAATGTTGAAGACCGGGATACAGCCGATGCCACTGTCCAAAGTTATATAGATCTGATCAATAGTATAAAAGAGGCTCAATTAGAAAGTAATATTTCTATCAAGCTTACCATGTTGGGCCTCGACATAGACCAAGGCTATTGTAAAGAGAACTTATTCAAACTCCTGGAAGTTGCCCGCGATAATAATCAGTTTGTCCGAATTGATATGGAGGGCTCTGATTACACACAGGTTACCATAGATTTGTTTAAAGAAGCTCATCAGGAATTTGGCAAACATGTTGGGATTGTAATACAAGCTTACCTGCACAGAAGTAAAAATGATATTATCGAGTTGGCGAAAATCGGGGCAGATGTACGCATTTGTAAAGGTGCGTACAGTGAACCCAAAGAAATTGCATTGCAGAACATGGATGCCATTCGGGAAGCCTATAAGAAATATACAAAAATCTTGTTGCAGGAGACTCCTTATCCAAGAATAGCGACGCACGATGACAAACTCATAGATTGGATGAAAGCCTATACGAAGGAAAACGGGATTGAAAAAGACCGGTTTGAATTTCAAATGCTTTATGGCCTGAGACAGGATACGATGGAAGGATTTGTGAAAGAAGGGTATAACGCCCGGATATATGTTCCCTTTGGAACGATGTGGTTCCCGTATTTTAAAAGAAGGCTCATGGAGCGAAAAGAAAATATATGGTTTGTGATTTCGACGATGTTTCAAAAGTAA
- a CDS encoding carboxypeptidase, producing MKALLSLLMLFMISSATVDAQKRSLPIDTAIVSNDEVTIKGQKVPYKVTVGTQPVYGEDGEADASLFFTYYERTDVSNNENRPVFISFNGGPGAGSLWMHLGYTGPKRLKISDEGYPVQPYGVEDNPHSILDVADIVFVNPVNTGFSRIVNDGEPEQFFGVNEDLAYLADWIDTFISRHERWKSPKYLIGESYGTPRVSGLAGQLQGRHWMFLNGVVLVSPTGLGLEPEGPSPRSSVLKMPYYTAAAWYHNQLTPDLQNKDLTDLLPEVEAFTLDELLPALTRGGFVDANRKAELVKKVAKYAGLSEEFVEDYNLAVPASAFWKELLRDEGFTIGRLDSRYKGIDKTDGGDQYDYPAEYSSWKHSFTPAINHYIQDVLNFKTDLQYYVSGPVRPWNREGNETGEMLRQAMAENPNLKVLVQSGYYDGATDYFSAKYTMWNIDPSGKMKDRFRFEGYRSGHMMYLRTEDLETSNEHIREFIKDSLPETGAPAKY from the coding sequence ATGAAGGCTCTTTTGTCTTTGTTAATGCTATTTATGATTTCTTCAGCAACAGTAGACGCTCAGAAGCGATCTTTGCCGATAGATACAGCTATCGTTTCAAATGATGAAGTCACGATTAAAGGACAAAAAGTTCCCTATAAAGTAACAGTAGGCACCCAACCCGTTTATGGGGAAGATGGTGAGGCAGATGCTTCATTATTCTTTACCTATTATGAACGTACCGATGTCAGCAATAATGAAAACCGGCCGGTTTTTATATCTTTTAACGGCGGACCAGGTGCAGGTTCTCTTTGGATGCACTTGGGATATACAGGTCCCAAGCGTCTAAAAATAAGTGATGAAGGATATCCGGTTCAGCCATATGGAGTAGAAGACAATCCACATTCAATTCTTGATGTGGCAGACATTGTTTTTGTGAATCCTGTAAATACCGGATTCTCACGCATTGTAAATGATGGAGAGCCCGAGCAATTTTTCGGGGTAAATGAAGATTTGGCTTACTTAGCTGATTGGATCGATACATTTATTTCGAGGCATGAAAGGTGGAAATCTCCAAAATATTTAATTGGGGAAAGTTATGGTACGCCAAGGGTATCCGGGTTAGCAGGACAGCTACAAGGCCGCCATTGGATGTTTTTAAATGGCGTTGTACTTGTTTCTCCCACCGGCTTGGGATTAGAGCCTGAAGGCCCATCTCCTCGTTCCTCAGTGCTGAAGATGCCTTACTATACCGCAGCAGCCTGGTATCATAATCAGCTTACTCCGGATTTACAGAATAAAGATTTAACTGATCTGCTTCCGGAAGTTGAAGCATTTACGCTCGACGAATTACTTCCTGCGTTAACCAGAGGAGGTTTTGTAGATGCAAATCGAAAGGCAGAATTAGTAAAGAAAGTAGCAAAGTATGCCGGACTTTCAGAAGAGTTCGTTGAAGATTACAACCTGGCAGTTCCAGCTTCCGCTTTTTGGAAAGAGTTACTGCGAGATGAAGGATTTACCATTGGTCGTTTAGATTCCAGGTATAAGGGAATTGATAAAACGGATGGCGGAGACCAGTATGATTATCCGGCTGAATATTCATCATGGAAGCATTCGTTTACTCCTGCTATTAATCACTATATACAGGATGTATTAAATTTTAAAACGGATCTTCAATATTATGTTTCCGGGCCTGTACGTCCATGGAACAGGGAAGGAAATGAAACCGGAGAAATGCTTCGTCAGGCTATGGCTGAAAATCCAAACCTGAAAGTATTGGTACAGTCTGGTTACTATGATGGTGCTACCGATTATTTTTCCGCGAAGTACACCATGTGGAACATCGACCCGAGTGGAAAGATGAAAGACCGGTTTAGATTTGAAGGGTACCGAAGCGGTCATATGATGTATTTGAGAACAGAAGATTTGGAAACTTCTAACGAACATATTCGCGAATTCATCAAAGATTCTTTACCTGAAACAGGGGCTCCTGCTAAATATTAA